The nucleotide window TACGCCCTCTGGTAGAACATGCCGTCGGCCAGGTCGCGCAGCGCCACCCACGTCCCCGCCGGTTGGGTACCGTCGGCCAGCGACAGGTAGTAGGTCAGCAGGTGCGTCTGCCATGCGGGGCACGGCTTGCCATCGGCGCGCGTGACCTGCAGACGCGGGTGGGTCATGTGCAGTGTTTGATCGAGCAGCCGTAGGACCAAGACGGCCTCGCCGTCGCGCCCCTCGAGTTCGGCGCCACTGCGGGCCGCCACCGCCTCCGGATCGGCCCGGCGCAGCGCTTCCTGGGCGCGCTCCAGGACCGACCTGCTCTCTTCGCGCTTGGGGTTCATGTGTGCCCGGCTTGGCGGTCCGCCCCCGCCGTTGCCTCTCGCGCGTCATTCTATCCTTCCCCGCCCCGAGTGTCAAACTGGCCCCTGTCAGGGTCGTCGTTCTCGCAATAGCGGAGCTCCTGCTATGCTGCTGGAGGTGGAGGCGCCGGTGGAGCAGTGGCGAAAGCGCCACCACGCGGTGGAGCCCTACGGCTCGCCGGGAGGGGAGATGCGCCACCGGGCGTACACCGCCGCGGTCGCCGGTGGCTTGACATTCGGTGCGGCAGTAAGGGCGCGGCAGCCCACGGTGCCATCTCGGTCCTCGCCCCACAATGCCGGTTGCGGCAGGCAGGATAGGCCCCGGCTCGAGCCGAAGGGAGTCCCCAGACAAGTCATGCCGCCGTGCGCGCATGAGCGCGGATGGACGCGCGAAATGAGGTGAACGGGTAATGAGAAGAGCATTCCAGTTGGTGATGGCGTCGTTGCTTGCCACCAGCGTGATGGCCGGCGCATGGGCGCAGACGGTCAAGTGGGTTCGCGAATCGGATTCCTACTTCTGCGCGCCGACTCTGTACCCGAACGCGGCGCGGCCCACCGGGGTGGCGATCGCGAACGGGCGGCAGGTGATGGTTCTCAACGGAGACGGGTCGGTGGTGATGGAAACCACGCTCGATGGCGACATCGCCACCCCGGTCACGGTTGAAGACGTGGATGGCGATGGGGCGATGGAGCTGATCGTGGTGCTTTCTCAGGGCGACGTCGTGTGCCTGAGCCGCCAGGGGAAGGAGCGATGGCGATTCAGTACCGGTTCCCCGGGCGGGGAGTTCAAGAGCCCCGCCGTGGCCGACGTGCACCCTGCGCCGGGCCGGGAGGTGCTATTCGGGCCGGATGACGGGTGGTTGTACTGCCTCAGCGCTCGGGGCGAGGTCCTGTGGCGCTTCTACGGGGATCGTTTCCGGGTGG belongs to Armatimonadota bacterium and includes:
- a CDS encoding PQQ-binding-like beta-propeller repeat protein produces the protein MRRAFQLVMASLLATSVMAGAWAQTVKWVRESDSYFCAPTLYPNAARPTGVAIANGRQVMVLNGDGSVVMETTLDGDIATPVTVEDVDGDGAMELIVVLSQGDVVCLSRQGKERWRFSTGSPGGEFKSPAVADVHPAPGREVLFGPDDGWLYCLSARGEVLWRFYGDRFRVGPPAVGDLDGDGAPEVVYSTDNGHVYCLTGHGLVKWRFEE